In Chlorocebus sabaeus isolate Y175 chromosome 5, mChlSab1.0.hap1, whole genome shotgun sequence, one genomic interval encodes:
- the CKLF gene encoding chemokine-like factor isoform X2 — MANVQPKIKHRPFCFSVKGHVKMLRLALTVTSMTLFIIAQAPEPYIVITGFEVTVILFFILLYILRLDRLMKWLFWPLLDIINSLVTTVFMLIVSVLALIPETTPLTVGGGLF; from the exons ATGGCTAACGTGCAGCCGAAAATAAAACATCGCCCCTTCTGCTTCAGTGTGAAAGGACACGTGAAGATGCTGCGGCTG GCACTAACTGTGACATCTATGACCTTGTTTATCATCGCACAAGCCCCTGAACCATATATTGTTATCACTGGATTTGAAGTCAccgttattttgtttttcatacttttataTATACTCAGACTTGATCGACTAATGAAGTGGTTATTTTGGCCTTTGCTT GATATTATCAACTCACTGGTAACAACAGTATTCATGCTCATCGTATCTGTGTTGGCTCTGATACCAGAAACCACACCATTGACAGTTGGTGGAGGG TTATTTTAA
- the CKLF gene encoding chemokine-like factor isoform X1, with translation MANVQPKIKHRPFCFSVKGHVKMLRLALTVTSMTLFIIAQAPEPYIVITGFEVTVILFFILLYILRLDRLMKWLFWPLLDIINSLVTTVFMLIVSVLALIPETTPLTVGGGVFALVTAVCCLADGALIYRKLLFNPSGPYQKKPVHERKVVL, from the exons ATGGCTAACGTGCAGCCGAAAATAAAACATCGCCCCTTCTGCTTCAGTGTGAAAGGACACGTGAAGATGCTGCGGCTG GCACTAACTGTGACATCTATGACCTTGTTTATCATCGCACAAGCCCCTGAACCATATATTGTTATCACTGGATTTGAAGTCAccgttattttgtttttcatacttttataTATACTCAGACTTGATCGACTAATGAAGTGGTTATTTTGGCCTTTGCTT GATATTATCAACTCACTGGTAACAACAGTATTCATGCTCATCGTATCTGTGTTGGCTCTGATACCAGAAACCACACCATTGACAGTTGGTGGAGGG GTGTTTGCACTTGTGACAGCAGTGTGCTGTCTTGCCGACGGGGCCCTTATTTACCGGAAGCTTCTGTTCAATCCCAGCGGTCCTTACCAGAAAAAGCCTGTGCATGAAAGAAAAgtagttttgtaa
- the CKLF gene encoding chemokine-like factor isoform X3, whose product MANVQPKIKHRPFCFSVKGHVKMLRLDIINSLVTTVFMLIVSVLALIPETTPLTVGGGVFALVTAVCCLADGALIYRKLLFNPSGPYQKKPVHERKVVL is encoded by the exons ATGGCTAACGTGCAGCCGAAAATAAAACATCGCCCCTTCTGCTTCAGTGTGAAAGGACACGTGAAGATGCTGCGGCTG GATATTATCAACTCACTGGTAACAACAGTATTCATGCTCATCGTATCTGTGTTGGCTCTGATACCAGAAACCACACCATTGACAGTTGGTGGAGGG GTGTTTGCACTTGTGACAGCAGTGTGCTGTCTTGCCGACGGGGCCCTTATTTACCGGAAGCTTCTGTTCAATCCCAGCGGTCCTTACCAGAAAAAGCCTGTGCATGAAAGAAAAgtagttttgtaa
- the CMTM1 gene encoding CKLF-like MARVEL transmembrane domain-containing protein 1 isoform X2 codes for MDPGDAKPGSPEAPSGKLKQPKTATALPSSGSVVSSVPKAQRNVSEKTASGKHPAASVRTAKSAATARPQGSEGTAPSKKATTRPPPTPSAHTESKLLNETAIKERAEGRAKVPYKFRDSLKRFSFSPTGVLKILRMSLIIGALACFIIAQANESFITITILEIFIVLFFILIYMLTLHHLLTYLHWPLLDLTNSIITAVFLSVVAILAMQEKKRRHLFYVGGR; via the exons ATGGATCCTGGAGACGCCAAACCTGGGTCGCCCGAGGCACCTTCAGGGAAACTGAAACAACCAAAGACTGCCACAGCCCTGCCAAGTAGCGGCAGCGTAGTGAGTTCTGTACCCAAGGCACAGCGCAACGTCTCAGAGAAGACCGCATCCGGGAAGCACCCTGCAGCCTCAGTTCGCACTGCGAAGTCCGCAGCCACCGCACGTCCCCAAGGCAGTGAGGGCACCGCACCCTCAAAGAAAGCCACCACACGCCCACCCCCAACGCCCTCTGCACACACTGAATCCAAACTCTTAAATGAGACGGCGATCAAAGAGCGTGCGGAGGGCCGAGCCAAAGTCCCGTACAAATTCAGGGACAGCCTCAAGCGTTTTTCCTTTTCGCCCACTGGAGTATTGAAGATCCTGAGAATG AGTCTTATCATAGGAGCATTAGCTTGTTTCATCATCGCCCAAGCCAATGAGTCATTTATAACAATCACAATTCTGGAAATCTTCATCGTCcttttttttattctaatatatATGCTAACCCTTCACCACTTGCTGACCTATTTACATTGGCCCTTACTT GATCTTACCAACAGTATCATTACAGCTGTGTTCCTTTCAGTAGTTGCCATCTTGGccatgcaagaaaagaaaagaaggcatttattcTATGTCGGAGGG CGGTAG
- the CMTM1 gene encoding CKLF-like MARVEL transmembrane domain-containing protein 1 isoform X1, with product MDPGDAKPGSPEAPSGKLKQPKTATALPSSGSVVSSVPKAQRNVSEKTASGKHPAASVRTAKSAATARPQGSEGTAPSKKATTRPPPTPSAHTESKLLNETAIKERAEGRAKVPYKFRDSLKRFSFSPTGVLKILRMSLIIGALACFIIAQANESFITITILEIFIVLFFILIYMLTLHHLLTYLHWPLLDLTNSIITAVFLSVVAILAMQEKKRRHLFYVGGSLCLTAVVVCCIDAFVVTKMMRTNLKRFLGIEFESKLSPAKDAYPETGPDAPQRPA from the exons ATGGATCCTGGAGACGCCAAACCTGGGTCGCCCGAGGCACCTTCAGGGAAACTGAAACAACCAAAGACTGCCACAGCCCTGCCAAGTAGCGGCAGCGTAGTGAGTTCTGTACCCAAGGCACAGCGCAACGTCTCAGAGAAGACCGCATCCGGGAAGCACCCTGCAGCCTCAGTTCGCACTGCGAAGTCCGCAGCCACCGCACGTCCCCAAGGCAGTGAGGGCACCGCACCCTCAAAGAAAGCCACCACACGCCCACCCCCAACGCCCTCTGCACACACTGAATCCAAACTCTTAAATGAGACGGCGATCAAAGAGCGTGCGGAGGGCCGAGCCAAAGTCCCGTACAAATTCAGGGACAGCCTCAAGCGTTTTTCCTTTTCGCCCACTGGAGTATTGAAGATCCTGAGAATG AGTCTTATCATAGGAGCATTAGCTTGTTTCATCATCGCCCAAGCCAATGAGTCATTTATAACAATCACAATTCTGGAAATCTTCATCGTCcttttttttattctaatatatATGCTAACCCTTCACCACTTGCTGACCTATTTACATTGGCCCTTACTT GATCTTACCAACAGTATCATTACAGCTGTGTTCCTTTCAGTAGTTGCCATCTTGGccatgcaagaaaagaaaagaaggcatttattcTATGTCGGAGGG TCCCTGTGTCTCACAGCGGTAGTCGTGTGTTGCATCGATGCGTTTGTGGTCACCAAGATGATGAGGACTAACTTGAAAAGATTTCTGGGAATCGAATTTGAAAGCAAGCTTTCCCCCGCCAAGGACGCCTACCCCGAAACCGGCCCCGACGCCCCGCAGAGGCCCGCCTGA